The window CGCGACGCTCCCGATCGCCGCGGCCCCCTGTTCGGTCGTGACGAAGCCGCTGAAGGTGAGTTCCCAGACGAGCGCGACGGCGACGGCGACGTCGTCGAGGCCGGTGACGAGGCGCTTTCGGGTCCCTCCCGATACGTCGGTCGTGGCCGCCGGTTCGTCGCCGGTCCGGGACCCGCCCCCGACCGGTCCGACGCGCTCGTCGACCTCGACGAGCCGCATCGCCGGCAGTGAGAGGCGGAGCCGTCCGTCCGCCCACGCGAGCGGAGCGACTCGACCGTAGAACCGGAAGAACGTCGCGATCGGGTCGACGTGTCGGAGCCACGCGTCGCTCCCGACGAGGGCGGTTCCCGCGACACCGACGACGACGTAGGCGGCGACGACGGTCGCGAGCGTCGCCGGCGTGTCGGTGACGCCGGTCGTCGTCTCGACCCAGACGAGGAGCAGGATGCCGGCGACGGCGGGCCACCGGCCGAGCCGCTCGGGGTAGTCGACGAGTCCGTTCGGGAGGCGCGATCCGACCGTTCTGACGGGGTTCAGCGCCGGCCAGACGTTCCCGACCGCGTAGGCCGCCATCGTCAGCCCCGCGCGACCGCCGGCGAAGACGACGACGACCGCGAGGTTGATCGTCGAGAGCGGCGGCCCGGCGATCCCTCGGTAGACCACGAGCGCGAACAGCGCGAGTCCGAGGAGCGCGGCGAGCGCGCCGCCGACAGCGCGCGCCCGCCCGCCACCGCCGAGGTCTCGCCGCCACTCGTGGACGCGCTCGACGAATCCCCGGTCCGTGACGAACCCCGCGAGCAGCGCCGAGGCGCCGATCGCCGCGCCGCCGGTCGCGACGTAGAGCCACCGCGGCACGGCGAGCGCGTCGCCCGAGGCGTCCGAGAGACCGACGGCCGCGTTGCTGGCGGCGACGCCGCGTGCGAGCAGCAGGACGCCGACGACGGCGAGACCGAACGCCCCGGCCCGGGTCAGTCGACGGGCCGACGGCCGACCCCGATCGCCGCGATCACGAGGCATAGACCACGTAGAGAAAGAGGAAGCCGAAGTACAGTGCGACGAGGATCCCCAGCGCGCGGATGCGGAACGAGCGGATCGCGCGCTCCTCGGCGGCGTAGGCCTCCCGATAGGCGTCTCGCTCGGCGTCGTCGAGCGCCTCGGGGTGCGTCACGCCGCGGTGCAGGACGAGCAGGTCCGCGGTGTAGAACCGCCGCCCGCAGTCCTCACAGACGTGTTCGGGGGCGTCGGCCGCGGCTGGTTCGTCCCGGTCGCCGGGGTCGAACCCGCGGGAGTCGTCGGTCGTGACGGCGGTGTGTGGATCGGTCATCGTGCTCTCTGTCGGCCCAGTCGGGTGGTCGGATCGGATTCGGATCGGCAGTTACGTCCAGGGGACGGAGCGCTCCTGCAACTCGCCGGCGACCGAGCGCCGCATCGCCTCGGCCGGATCGTCGCGGTTCGCGAGCGCCCACATCAGCTTCACTTTCGCCGTTCCCGGCAGGGTGTCGCCGGCCTCGACGACGCCGGCGTCCAGCAGGTCGCGACCCGTGTCGTAGACGCGGTCGCAGACGCGGCCCTCCAAGCACTGGCTCGTCATCGCGACGACGACGCCGTCGTCGACGAGGTCCTCCAGGACGGGGATCAGGTCCGTGTGGACGTGACCGAGGCCGGTCCCTTCGACCACCAGTCCGTCCAGATCCGCGGATCGGAGCAGCTCCGCGTACCGCTCCGTGTCGAACCCGGGCGTGAACTTCAGCAGGTCGACGTTCTCGTTCAGTTCGAGACCCACGTCGAGGTCGACCGCGCCGCGCTCGGCGTAGTCGCGACGGAACTCGACCGTCTCGGTGTCGTACTCGACCCTCCCGAGCGGTTCCGCCCCGACCGTCTCGAAGGCGTCGCGTCGGGAGGTGTGGTTCTTGCGGACGCGCGTGCCGCGGTGGAGCGCGCAGGCGTCGTCGGACGTCGAGGCGTGCATACAGACCAGCACCTCGGCGGCGTCGGCCTTCGCGGCCTCGACCGCGCAGACGGCGTTCATCACGTTGTCCGAAGAGGGGCGGTCAGCCGAGCGCTGACTGCCCGTGAAGACGATCGGAACCGGCGTGTCGAGCATGTACGACAGCGCCGAGGCGGAGAACTGCATCGTGTCGGTGCCGTGCATCACGACGACGCCGTCCGCGCCCGCGCGGATCTCCTCGGCGACGGCCTCCGCGAGTTCCTTCCACACCGCGGGCGTCATGTTCTCCGAGAGGATGTTCGTGACGACCCGACCGCGGTAGTTGGCGCGGCCGGCGAGGTCGGGGACGGCCCGGAGCACGTCCTCGGCGTCGAACTGCGCCGTGACCGCGCCCGTGCGGTAGTCGACCGTCGACGCGATGGTCCCGCCGGTCGAGATGAGAGAAACCGTCGGGAGGTCCTCGTCGAAGGCGATCTCGCTCTCCGCGGACTCGGACTGTGCGGCCTCGACGTCGTGGGCGTCCGATTCGAGGACGTCCACGTCGGCGTCCTCGCGCGCGATCCCGACGTTGTACCCGCCGTCGAGTTTGACGACGAGGTGGTCCGGCGTCGAGGAGGGCATCAGGACGCCCTCGTTCGTGACGCCCGCGCGCTCGACGCGGACGCGGTCTCCGGGGTTCATACACGGCGGTACCGGCGGCGCGGACTTGAATCCATTCGTTCGCGGCGCTCGGTCCGCTCGAACGTCGCGGTCGCTAGCGACCGGCACAAGAGTCAGGAGCCGGGAGGACGTTGTCTCCGTATGCAGCGCTCCAGCGAACAGGACGAACGGGAGCGGGTCGATCCCGCCTCGCTCCTCGACGACGACGCTCCCGACACGGTCGAGAGCGCGGAGGGACCGACGAGCGGCTCCGACCGCACCGGCCGCGACGGATCGACCGGCGGCGGTCGTCTCC is drawn from Halobellus limi and contains these coding sequences:
- a CDS encoding DNA-binding protein, with the translated sequence MTDPHTAVTTDDSRGFDPGDRDEPAAADAPEHVCEDCGRRFYTADLLVLHRGVTHPEALDDAERDAYREAYAAEERAIRSFRIRALGILVALYFGFLFLYVVYAS
- the gatD gene encoding Glu-tRNA(Gln) amidotransferase subunit GatD, which gives rise to MNPGDRVRVERAGVTNEGVLMPSSTPDHLVVKLDGGYNVGIAREDADVDVLESDAHDVEAAQSESAESEIAFDEDLPTVSLISTGGTIASTVDYRTGAVTAQFDAEDVLRAVPDLAGRANYRGRVVTNILSENMTPAVWKELAEAVAEEIRAGADGVVVMHGTDTMQFSASALSYMLDTPVPIVFTGSQRSADRPSSDNVMNAVCAVEAAKADAAEVLVCMHASTSDDACALHRGTRVRKNHTSRRDAFETVGAEPLGRVEYDTETVEFRRDYAERGAVDLDVGLELNENVDLLKFTPGFDTERYAELLRSADLDGLVVEGTGLGHVHTDLIPVLEDLVDDGVVVAMTSQCLEGRVCDRVYDTGRDLLDAGVVEAGDTLPGTAKVKLMWALANRDDPAEAMRRSVAGELQERSVPWT